In Papaver somniferum cultivar HN1 chromosome 1, ASM357369v1, whole genome shotgun sequence, a genomic segment contains:
- the LOC113329037 gene encoding MLP-like protein 43 codes for MAEIHQLEVEIKCKSSAERFYTLLTRDAPKLPKYAPQSILRVQVLPRDGEVRVGSIFVWEYVPRDKPSAALSIEKVTAIDPKNLSITTTVLEGDLRNDYTSFVITLAITPTKRDGNYNFIVKWVVQYEKANEDVPDPTYFMIFLEEFTKELDGNLLKEE; via the exons ATGGCTGAAATTCATCAGCTTGAGGTTGAAATTAAATGCAAGTCCTCTGCAGAGAGGTTTTACACTTTGCTGACTCGTGATGCACCCAAGCTTCCAAAATATGCTCCTCAATCGATCCTCAGAGTCCAAGTTCTCCCCCGAGATGGTGAAGTTCGCGTGGGAAGTATATTTGTTTGGGAATATGTACCAA GAGACAAACCTTCTGCCGCCTTGTCGATAGAGAAGGTAACTGCAATTGACCCTAAAAACTTGTCAATAACTACCACAGTTCTTGAAGGAGATCTCAGAAATGATTACACAAGTTTTGTCATCACACTTGCTATCACTCCAACAAAGAGGGATGGGAACTATAATTTCATTGTGAAGTGGGTTGTACAGTATGAGAAAGCCAATGAAGATGTCCCTGATCCAACATACTTTATGATATTTTTGGAAGAGTTTACCAAGGAGTTGGATGGCAATTTGCTCAAGGAAGAATAG